Within Eggerthella sp. YY7918, the genomic segment CGGCGGCCTCACCAGCCTCACCTTCTGGTGGATTCGAAACGACTTTCCTGTACCCGTGGAAGAAATGGCAACAATGCAGGCAGACCTACTAAAACGCACCCTTGAAGAAAAAAGCTAGCCTTACCTCTTCCATCGCGGAATACCGCACGGAAACCCACCTGCAGAAAAACGAACCCGCCGTGGGAGGCGGCGGGTTCAGCGATCGAGATAGGCTCCGTCAGTTAGCTGCGGTGGCGTGATGTGCGGCGGATAATGCAGGCAGCAAGCGCGGCGATAAAGGCCAGCAACACCGTGGTCGCGAACGCCGTTATGGGTGCGGAGTCGCCCGTGGGAGCGAGCATCCTTGCCGCAGCATCACCATCTGCGCCGCCACCCGAACCACCTTCTCCGCCGCCACCTGAACCGAGAGCCAACGTGGTGAAGGTGGGGCCGGACACGGCCTCGGAGACTACGCCTTCGGCCACCACGTGGGTCACCTGCCATTCGTATTCGGTTTCAGGCGAGAGCCCGTCCAGGGGCAGCTCGGGAGCGGTCAAGCCCCCCACGACCGTCCACGTATCCGTGCCCTTGACGCGGTACTCAACCGTATACGTACCCTTCACCGGCGCATCGCACGCCCAGGAGAGCTTGGCCGCGGTCGGCAAGATGCCGCTTACCGCAAGGTCCCGGGGCGCTACCAGCGCGGTGCTCGACCAGATGACGGCCTCGTTGCTCGCAAGCTCAGTGGAGTTGCCGTTCTTCGTGGCCTTGACCATGCAGCGATAGCGCACACCCCAGTCAGCGTCGCCCACCGTCACCGAAAACGCGGCGTTGCGGCCATTCGGGACGTCGGTCCACTGGTCGGAATCGCGCTCCGCCTTCTGCCAACGGTAGGCAAGCTGCTCGTCGAGCACGTTGTCCACATTCGTCTCGACCGTGAGCTTCACCGTCTCGCCGGGGTCGCGCAGCGAGAATGTCGGCGATACCTCCGCCCGGTTGAGCGCGGAGCCGGGAAGCGTCCTGAACGGCGCACCTTCGGCCCATTTGCTCTCGTCGAGGATGCCCGCCTGCGGCACGAACTGCACGCGCCACTCGTACAGCGTGTCGGGATCGAGCCTGTCGAGCGTGTAGGTGGTCGTGCCCGAGGAGTTGCGCGCGATGCCCTCCCTTGTCATCCAGTCGCCGGTCGCCGCAGCCCTCGCGAAGCCGGTCTCCGCCCCGGCTATCCTCGCCACCGGGGCCTTGCGGTATTGGAGCGTGTAGGTGCCCTCGTACTGGTTGGCGTCGGTCCACGAGAGCGCCACGGAGTTGGTGGAGGCGTTGCGGGCATCCAGGTTGACCGGTTCGGCCACCTGGTGCAGCAGCAGGGCCGCCGAGCTCGTCGCCTCGCGCGGTTCGATGCCCTCCTTCGTCTTCACGACGCACCGGTAGCTCGAGGCGTGGGCTTCCTTCGTCTTGGCGAATCCTTCCCTCACGATGAGTTTCGCACCGTTTTCTTCGGTAGCGAACTTGCTGTTGTCGTCCGCTTTGCGCCAGGTTTCCTCGCCGTAGCGCTTCCACTGCCACTGGTAGATCAGTTTATCGGTCGACTCATCGGTATACACTTTGAACACCGCATCCGCCGCCGGATCGGCGTCGGCGTCGTAGCGGTAGAGGACGGGCGAGACGGCGGCCTTGGAAAGACCGCTTTCGCCCAGCGTCACGAACGACGAGATGTCGGACCACTCGGATGCCACGGTGGCGTCATCCGACGTGGCGCGCACCCGCCACTCGTAGGCGGTGGAGGGGTCCAGGCCGTCCAGCGAGAACGAGGCGCCGTCGCTCATCTTCTTCCAAGGGTCGGACGAGGCGCTGCTGCCCCTGCTGTTCGCGGTCTCCCAGGCGCCCTCGCCCTGGACGCGCCAGGCCACCTCGTAGTTGATGTCTCTTTCTTCCACGCCCCGCAGAACATCCTCTTTCCATTGGAGCTTTGCCCCGCCCTTGCCTATCTCGTCCGCACGGAGATCGTACGGCACCTTGGGGGCGAGGGTCACCAGAACCGCGGCGCTGGCCACCTTCTTCTCGTCGCCGTTCTTCTTGGCGGTGACGACGCAGCGGTAGAGCGAGGTATCGTACCGCTGATCCATACCGGGAACCACAAAAGCTGCGAGCTTCGCTTCAGGGCCGTCTTGATCTTCCCAAGTCTGCGGCTCGCCGATGGAGGGCTCGGAGAAGTACTGCCACTGGTACGTCACGGTTTCATCGGGCGGCAGCGTATTCGTTGTGGCGGTCAGCACCGGCTTCGGGTCAGGATCGGTGATGGTCACCGACGAGGGGGTGACGGTCACGCTCGCGAGCGTGCTGCCCTCGCGCGTCGTGAACTCGCGGCCGGGGGCGAAGCCCGACGACAGGCCGTTGCCCAGCACATGGGCCACGCGCCACTCGTACGTCGTGCCGGGCACCAGGCCGTCGAGGACGAGCTTCTTGTCGGCGATGCCGCTCACCGTCTGCCAGGCACCGTCTTTCGCACGGTACTCCACGGTGTACGTGCCCGCCACCTGGGCGTCGCACTTCCATGAGAGCTCCGCCTTCAGGGCGCTCTGCACCTTCGCTTCGAGATCGCTCGGCGGGGTCACATCAGGGCGCTTCCACAGCGAGGCGGGAGTGCTCGTCACCGTCTTAACGTCGCCGTTTTTCGAAGCCTCGACGACGCACCGGTACTGCGTGCCCAGATCGTCACCGACGGTCACGGCCAGCTCTTTCTCCGTCTTGCCAAGGTTCTGCCAGTTATCGGAGTTACGCGGCGCCGTCTGCCACTTATACTGCAGGTTCTCGTCCGCAACGTTATCGACGTTCGTCACCGCCGTGAAGGTGACCTCGTCGCCGACTTTGTCGGCCACGGCGATCTTCGGCGTGACGACCGCACCCGTGAGCGCAGAACCTGAAAGCGTGGTGAATACGGGCCCATACGCCACCGGGCCTTCAACGCTTCCTGCGTCCGACACGAATTTCACGCGCCACTCGTACGTCGTGCCGGGCTCGAGAGCCTGGTTGAAATCGTATCGTTTGTTTTCAAGACCCTCAACGGGAATCCAACCGGACGGATCGATGCTGGTTTGGAGGACCTGCTCGCCGGAGAGCATCGCCGTGCCCGGCAGGCTCGCGGCGACAAGCGACGTAATGGAGACCGGCTGACCGACCGCACGGTACTCCAGCGTATAGGAGCCTTCGTAGGGATTGTTGTCCTTCCATGTCACCTTCGCGCCCGTCATGCTGATGCTGCTGACCTCCAGCTCATATGGCGCCGTCAAACGGCTCAGCATCACCGCCGAGAGGCTGGTCACGGTCTTCTTTGTCAAAGTCGGGTCGTTCGTCGACACGGCGCAGCGGAAGCGGGCGCCGGGATAGCTCGTGCGGAACTCCTTCGTCACCTCCAGCACGCTGTCGTTCGCAATCAAGTGACTAGGGGACTCGTAATCCGAAACCTTCTTCCAGGCGGTCGGGTCGCTTTCCTCGGCGCTCGCCTCCTGCCACTGCCATTCGTAGCTCAGCTTCTCGGAAGGAGCATCGGTCTTCGCCACGAACCTCAAAGCTCCCTCGTCGGCCGGATCGTACAGCGCAACCCTCGGGGTCACCGCAGCCGCATCCAGACCGCTTACCGTCTTCGTGATGACCTGTTCGCCGTCGACCCAGGCCGTTGCATACTTGGAATCGAGCGGGTCCTTGCCGGCCGGGTCCTTGCCGGCCGGGATGCCCACCGCGCGCACCTGCCACTCGTAGACGGTGCTGGGCTTGAGACCCGTGACCCTGCACCATCTGGACCCGTCGGTCGCGACCTCGACCTTGATCTTATCCGGCGCCTTCCACGCGCTTTCGCCCTGCTTGCGGTACTGCACCTCGTAGCCGCACGGCACTGCGGGCTCGGGTGGCTTCCAGGTCAGCGTCGTGGCCTTCTCTGTCGTTTCGGTTTCTTTGGGACGCGCCTCGGTCGGTACGTTCGGCACGAGGCGCACTTCGGCCGTGGAGCTTGCGACCTCTACCGTGTCGTCGCTGGCCGTGGCGGCAACGTAGCAGCGGTAAAGGTGCGAACCGACGCAGCTCTCACCTTCCTTGTTTTTGAATTCGGGCACGCGGGCCTCGTAGGTGCTCTCATTCGCGCCCTCGATCGGCGTCCACGAGGCGCCGTCGTTGTCGCTGTACTCCCATGCGTATTTCCTGGTTTCATCCAAAGCCGCGCTGTCGGTAACCGAGAGCTTGGTCATGCTCTTCTTCCAGTCGCCTTCCATCGTCACAACCGTCTCCGACGGCGTCACCTGGGCCTTCGTCAGCGCAGACCCAGCCTTCGTGCTGAACACGGGGCCGTCCACGGTTGCCGACGACAGGCCGTTATCGCCCTTGGCCGTCACCCGCCACTCGTAGGTGGCGGACGGCTCCAGATTCTTAAGCGTGAAGGTCGGGGCATCGGAATTGGCCGTCAACCACACATCGGCGCCAACCACGCGGTACTCCACCAGGTACGACCCGGCAAAGCCGTCGTTGCCCTCCCATGCAAGCTCCGCCGAGCGGGCCTGCGGTGCAACCGTCAGGCCAGAGGGATCGCCCGGCCGCTTGTCGGTCCATACCATGGCGCGGTTGCTGGCGACCGTTTTCTCCTCCATGTTCGGGTCGAGCGCGCCGCCTGCCGTTGCCACGCAGCGATACGCGCCGGCAAGCCCCGTGCCCACCGTGGCCGTGTACTCGGGTGCGTCGGGTGCGTCGGCGACATCCTGCCAACCGCTTTCGGCCGTGTACTGCTGCCAGTCGTAGGACACCTTCGCCGCATCGCCGTCAAAGGCGGGCGTGGCGGTAAGCGTGACCGGCGTACCCTCCTCCGCCACCGTGCGCTCGGGCGTGACAGCAACCGAGGCGAGCGTGTTCTTCTTGATGGTGGCGGCCTCAACCGGCGCCGACGGCTTGGACGGCGGCAGGGTCATGCCGTTCACAACCGGCGCGGACACCGCCACGATGCGGTACGCCGTGTCGGGCGCAAGGTACTTGATCGTATAGGCCGCCTGGCCATTCTCGTCGGCATCCACCGTCGCGCGCTTCCATCCGCTCAAGTCGACCGTCGAAAGCGAGGCATCGTCGGTCCAAAGCAGGGTGAAGCGGTTCGTGGCAACAGTGCCGTCGTCCAGCGTGCCGTCAAGCGTCACGTCGATGCTGGTCGCGGTTGCCGAATCCGGCACCGCGGACATAGAAGGCTGCACCGCGAGCATAACCAAGCCTACCGGGGTGCTCTGCTCGGTTGCCGTGCCGCCGTTCAGGGTGTTCGTCACGGCGAAGCGCAGCTTGGCGGCATCGGTATAGCGCCACCTTGTCTCGTTGCTAGGCGCGAGCGTAACCGAAACGCGCGCGATTCTCTCAGCGGACGGGTCGTCTTTGATCGCGATGCCCGCATCCGGCACCGTCTCCCATGTTCCCTCGGCGCCGTCCGCGCCCGGCACATATCGTTCGAGCCGCGCCGAGAGCGTGCCGCCGTCGTTTGGCTTGATCACCGCCGCGGAGAACGTTACCTCGTTGTTGGCGCCCACACTCGCGAACCGGCTTCCCGGCTGCTCGGAGATGAACGGTGTCTCGGGCATCGGGAATGTCTTCGCATCTTTGGTCAGCGGCTCGATGCCCAGTTCCCCATCCTTGCACCCCACGATTTTCACGCGATACTGCGTTTCGGGCGAAAGGCCCGTAAGCGTGTAGGTTGCCCTTGTGCCTTCGTCCTCATTTGCGGCTGCGTAGTGCTCCCGTGTCTCCGTCGAGGTGGCAGAGCTCACCAGGACCTTTTTCCAGTCGTCGACGCTGTTCTGCGAGTTGACGGCACCGTAGGTGATCTCGTAGGCGCCCACCCTGTCGAGCAGCGGCCAGGCAACCTCGATCGTATCGGTGCCGGACTCCAGCCAGAGGTCCCTCATCTGCGGCGGGCAGAAGGTCGGCGTCACGGTGTTCGTGGTGAAGGTATCCGTGCTGTCGTCCCCTGACTCCACCGTCACCACGCAGCGCCACGTGCGACCGTAGTCGTCGGCGCCCGCAGCTATGCGGTCGAAGGAGGGACTCTCGGTCGTGTTGCTGCCCCAGTCGTTTCTATCGTTCACCCATTCGTTTTTTGCTGCGTTGTAGTATTGCCATGCGTAGGTATAATTGAAATTTTTCGACACCTTATCCGGTTCTTTGTACTCCGCACGGAATTTGACTTTCCCAGAAACGGGCTCCGGATTGCGGCCGCCCCAAACCAGAGTGCATTCTTCGGCCTTCGCCGCCTTCTTTGTCGTGAATTCTCCGTCGTTCCACTTCGTCCAGTCGGAGACTATGCCGCCCTCGGCCGTGCGGACCGCTACCTGCCAGTGGTAGTTCTCCTTCCCCGGATCGAGCCCCGTGATGGTGACGCTCTCGGAACCGCTTACCTCCACATAGTTCCAAGCGGGGTCTTGCGCCGTTTTAGGCTCATCGTCCGATCTCGCGTAGCGAACGAGGTAGTTGGACTCGTCCAGACTCGCGCCCGGCCCCTTTTCCCATTTGAGGTGGGCGCTGTACGTCTGCGGCTTGGTCTCCAAAATCACCGGAGCCGGCTGCTGCGGCAGCAATACCCCGACGGGCGTTTCGATTGTTTTGGGGAGCGCGCCGTCGTTGGAAGAGATGTCTATGGCGCACTTGACAAAGACAGGGGCGTCCTTCCGGGCAGCAACGTTGATTGCCTCCTTGGTCTTAAGAGACTCGTCCCCTTCCTCCCAGTTCGTGCCATCAGCAGAGGTAGACCAATGGTAGGCTGAAATATTCTCGCCAGGCATGAGCGTATACCTGACCTGGAATGTCCCTTCCTCACCGAAAGCAGCTGCAGCAACACGGGGTTCCAGATCGATCTCGCCCGGCGGCAATCCCTCGGTATTGAAGGTTATAGGGTTGCTTTTCGACCCCAACTCGCCGTTTCCGTACGCCTGCACCGTCACCCGGTATTCGGTGCCCAGTATCAGATCCTTCAGCGCTACCGATTGGCTGTCCGTGCCGGGTTTGTAAGGCGCTTCTATCGTCTTGAAGGACTCCGTTGTGTACTCGCCCTTCTCCTCGCTGTAGACTTTTGTGCTGTAGGTGTAAGTGACTAAGAACCCGGTGCCCTCTTCCGTGCCGCCCGACGGCACGCCCTGGGTATCCGCATTCCAGTCCCAATGGATACTCCTTTGGGTGCTGGCGCCGCCGGGATCGATGTCGTGCACGTTCGTCGGCGCGCTGATGTCGATGAGTATGGGATCTGAGCTGTCGCTTATGGTCGTCTGGCCGTCCTCCATCGTGCGCACAACGGCCTGGACCCTTGCCTTGTTGTACTCGAGTTTCGGATTGAACGCCGCCATGACGCGCGTCTTCCATACGCCGTTGTCATCCTGCCGCGACTCATTCCTCATCTCCGTCGTTTCGAGCGTCAGCCAGTTTTTATCGTCAAGGCTGTAGCGCCACTCCGTCGTTACCTGGGTGCTGGAGTCGAAGTCCGAGCCCCAGGTCATGTCGACCGCTGCCGTCACGTCGTCTCCATGGTGCATACGATCGGTCAGAGGACCGGCACTGGGATTCCATATATCGGCCGGAATGCCGCCTTTGTAGAACACCGGTTTGCCCAAAGTTTCAGGTGCCGTGGCCAAGGAGGGTGCGAGGAAGGGCGCGCTGCTGCTGAACGTTACGGCCTCATGCTTATTCTCGCCATCTCGCTTGACCCAGTAGCAGCCGTCCACCTCCACCGTGGCCGTGCTTCCGGCATTCATTCTCACCCCATCGAGCTGATAGGAATACGTCTTGCCGAGAGATAGCTCGTCTTTGGGGATATCGTAGGTAAACGTCCGCACTCCGGCCGAATTGAGGATGCTGATGTTGAGGGTCGCAGATTCGACACCATCTATATAGGCGCTATCGAGAAGCTTGACGTCTACGGGGAAATCGTACTCGTAGCTCAGATGCGTCTTCCCCGCCTGAGCGTTCCAGTCAGCGGTCTCCGGATGGATTACGACCTGGTTCTGTTCCACCGATGCTTCGATCTGGGAACCGGGATACACCGTGAGTTTCGCTAGGCGCGATTTGCCGATAAGGGTCTTTTTTCCATCTTTGTACGAAGCGTATATGTCGCAGTAATAGTAGGTATTTCCTTCCGAATAACTGGCGCTATCAATCGTAAGTACGGAGAAGTTGTTGTGTTCGTAGGCATAATCGTAAGCCTCGTCATCCTTCCCGTCCTTGCGATGCCATTCGTAAAGCACCTTGTCTAAGTCCTTGTCGTACATAATCTCATCGGGTATAGTCGCCTTCACCGAGAACTCGACACGATCGCCCCTGTTGACGGCGGTGTCGGCTGGCTGCTCGATAACGGTGGCCGGGTATTTGTACCAGTGTGCGTAGAGTGTCTGGGTTCCGGTTTCGTACACGCCCGATTTAGAGGTGTACTCTTGACCATCGCTGTCGAACCAGCCTTCGAACCTCCAGGCGTTGTTCACCTCGTACGGCTCCGGCATCTCTCCGTATTTAAACCCGTAGTACACCGTCTTCTCGGTCGGGTACGCGCCTTCCACCGTTGCGCCTTCGGGCACATTGGCGTCGAAATACACCGTCAGAGGATCGCTGGTGTAGTAGAGGAAGACGTCTTGCGTTCGCCAACCAAGCGGTTCGTGAGGATCATGGGGCTTGGGCGGGTTCTTGTAGTAGTGGTACTGGCCCTCTTCATCCCAATCGGGTTCATCGAGCGTGTAGTACTGGAAGGTAACGCCATCAAAGAGTTGCGGTTGATGCGGAGAGGGAAGCGAATGGCCGTAACCGACGGTTGTTCCCTTGTGGTCATCATAATGCGATTCGTTTCTGGGATTTCCGTATACATCTCTGTCGGTTATAGTAATCGTCTTGCCTTCACCCACGTCGCCTATGGAGGGGAACCCCCCGTTAACACCCTCTCGGGGTCGCTCATAGGGATCTCCGTTAGATCCTAGCTCGTCGTGGCGGCCGTTCAGATAGAGAATCCATTTTGCTTGTTCATAATTCTTCAAGTTGGCATACTGCCCATTTTGGAGGCTGTAGGAGTCTTTACTTTCGCTATGCGTACAGTTGTTGAAAAAATCACCATCGTCAATCTCTCTCCATTGGACGATGCCCTTATTCGTAAAATCGTCGTCTTTAGCCGATACATATCCCGCGCTGTAGCAATTGGTAATATTGACGTCGCCCTTTGCATGCGCGACGATGCCCGCAGCATCCTTGTAGTCCGTTATGACATTTCCCGTGTTGAAGCAGTACTCGATCCATAAGTGGGCTGATTTTCTATCGAGCTCGAGATCGGTTTCGGTAGAAGCGGTTCCCACTATGCCCGCCACCTCCTTGCCGACGCCGCTGACATCGCCTCTGTTATAGCATTGGGAGATAGTTATATGAGCAGTGGATTCCTCTTCATGTCCCTTACCTTCGTCGACATGCAGCGTGCCGGTGATACCGCCCGCATTGCTTTCCCGGTTCACCCCCTCCTTGCCGGTCGCCGTAACGTTACCGTGATTGGCGCAATTATTGAACATAGTGTATGAGTTATTCGAGGCAGACGACTCTACCTTGCTCGTTCCCACGAGGCCGCCGACCTGTGCAACTCCGGTGATGTCTGCATAGTTTACGCAGTCGAAAATCCGGCCTGGCGCAAAGAGATTACCCGCTGCGGCACCCACCCCGCTGACCGGACAGTCAACCGAGCCGTGGAAGTGGATCGATCTTATGGAGCCCCTCACTTCGACAAACAGTCCCGGACTTGTCTTCAAGTCCAGCGTGATGCCATAGCCCAGGCCTTCAAGCGTTTCATTCTCTCCGAGGTTGTGCTTTTCCCACTCTATGATTCGCAGGAGATCCACGTCGGTTATGGTGATATCCGACCTCAAATACGCGGTGCCTGTGCCGTCGGTCGTGTTGCGCCACTTGACGAAATCGTCTGCCGAGTAGATATCGTACGCGATATCGTCAGCGAGCGCTTTCCCCGGCGCGAACGCGACGAGTGCGGCGGCGCAGGCAAGAGCGATCAAGAAAGCGGCAAGAAAAGATCCGCTACGGCGAAGGGGGGGGGACAGGCGGAATTGCGACATGGCAGGTGCTCCGTTCCAAGCAGTGCTACACTACAAACAACAGTTTAACGATTACCTGTCCTCGCAAACGCGCCTTGACACGAAACGAGACGTTTAGGCACGAAA encodes:
- a CDS encoding fibronectin type III domain-containing protein; amino-acid sequence: MSQFRLSPPLRRSGSFLAAFLIALACAAALVAFAPGKALADDIAYDIYSADDFVKWRNTTDGTGTAYLRSDITITDVDLLRIIEWEKHNLGENETLEGLGYGITLDLKTSPGLFVEVRGSIRSIHFHGSVDCPVSGVGAAAGNLFAPGRIFDCVNYADITGVAQVGGLVGTSKVESSASNNSYTMFNNCANHGNVTATGKEGVNRESNAGGITGTLHVDEGKGHEEESTAHITISQCYNRGDVSGVGKEVAGIVGTASTETDLELDRKSAHLWIEYCFNTGNVITDYKDAAGIVAHAKGDVNITNCYSAGYVSAKDDDFTNKGIVQWREIDDGDFFNNCTHSESKDSYSLQNGQYANLKNYEQAKWILYLNGRHDELGSNGDPYERPREGVNGGFPSIGDVGEGKTITITDRDVYGNPRNESHYDDHKGTTVGYGHSLPSPHQPQLFDGVTFQYYTLDEPDWDEEGQYHYYKNPPKPHDPHEPLGWRTQDVFLYYTSDPLTVYFDANVPEGATVEGAYPTEKTVYYGFKYGEMPEPYEVNNAWRFEGWFDSDGQEYTSKSGVYETGTQTLYAHWYKYPATVIEQPADTAVNRGDRVEFSVKATIPDEIMYDKDLDKVLYEWHRKDGKDDEAYDYAYEHNNFSVLTIDSASYSEGNTYYYCDIYASYKDGKKTLIGKSRLAKLTVYPGSQIEASVEQNQVVIHPETADWNAQAGKTHLSYEYDFPVDVKLLDSAYIDGVESATLNISILNSAGVRTFTYDIPKDELSLGKTYSYQLDGVRMNAGSTATVEVDGCYWVKRDGENKHEAVTFSSSAPFLAPSLATAPETLGKPVFYKGGIPADIWNPSAGPLTDRMHHGDDVTAAVDMTWGSDFDSSTQVTTEWRYSLDDKNWLTLETTEMRNESRQDDNGVWKTRVMAAFNPKLEYNKARVQAVVRTMEDGQTTISDSSDPILIDISAPTNVHDIDPGGASTQRSIHWDWNADTQGVPSGGTEEGTGFLVTYTYSTKVYSEEKGEYTTESFKTIEAPYKPGTDSQSVALKDLILGTEYRVTVQAYGNGELGSKSNPITFNTEGLPPGEIDLEPRVAAAAFGEEGTFQVRYTLMPGENISAYHWSTSADGTNWEEGDESLKTKEAINVAARKDAPVFVKCAIDISSNDGALPKTIETPVGVLLPQQPAPVILETKPQTYSAHLKWEKGPGASLDESNYLVRYARSDDEPKTAQDPAWNYVEVSGSESVTITGLDPGKENYHWQVAVRTAEGGIVSDWTKWNDGEFTTKKAAKAEECTLVWGGRNPEPVSGKVKFRAEYKEPDKVSKNFNYTYAWQYYNAAKNEWVNDRNDWGSNTTESPSFDRIAAGADDYGRTWRCVVTVESGDDSTDTFTTNTVTPTFCPPQMRDLWLESGTDTIEVAWPLLDRVGAYEITYGAVNSQNSVDDWKKVLVSSATSTETREHYAAANEDEGTRATYTLTGLSPETQYRVKIVGCKDGELGIEPLTKDAKTFPMPETPFISEQPGSRFASVGANNEVTFSAAVIKPNDGGTLSARLERYVPGADGAEGTWETVPDAGIAIKDDPSAERIARVSVTLAPSNETRWRYTDAAKLRFAVTNTLNGGTATEQSTPVGLVMLAVQPSMSAVPDSATATSIDVTLDGTLDDGTVATNRFTLLWTDDASLSTVDLSGWKRATVDADENGQAAYTIKYLAPDTAYRIVAVSAPVVNGMTLPPSKPSAPVEAATIKKNTLASVAVTPERTVAEEGTPVTLTATPAFDGDAAKVSYDWQQYTAESGWQDVADAPDAPEYTATVGTGLAGAYRCVATAGGALDPNMEEKTVASNRAMVWTDKRPGDPSGLTVAPQARSAELAWEGNDGFAGSYLVEYRVVGADVWLTANSDAPTFTLKNLEPSATYEWRVTAKGDNGLSSATVDGPVFSTKAGSALTKAQVTPSETVVTMEGDWKKSMTKLSVTDSAALDETRKYAWEYSDNDGASWTPIEGANESTYEARVPEFKNKEGESCVGSHLYRCYVAATASDDTVEVASSTAEVRLVPNVPTEARPKETETTEKATTLTWKPPEPAVPCGYEVQYRKQGESAWKAPDKIKVEVATDGSRWCRVTGLKPSTVYEWQVRAVGIPAGKDPAGKDPLDSKYATAWVDGEQVITKTVSGLDAAAVTPRVALYDPADEGALRFVAKTDAPSEKLSYEWQWQEASAEESDPTAWKKVSDYESPSHLIANDSVLEVTKEFRTSYPGARFRCAVSTNDPTLTKKTVTSLSAVMLSRLTAPYELEVSSISMTGAKVTWKDNNPYEGSYTLEYRAVGQPVSITSLVAASLPGTAMLSGEQVLQTSIDPSGWIPVEGLENKRYDFNQALEPGTTYEWRVKFVSDAGSVEGPVAYGPVFTTLSGSALTGAVVTPKIAVADKVGDEVTFTAVTNVDNVADENLQYKWQTAPRNSDNWQNLGKTEKELAVTVGDDLGTQYRCVVEASKNGDVKTVTSTPASLWKRPDVTPPSDLEAKVQSALKAELSWKCDAQVAGTYTVEYRAKDGAWQTVSGIADKKLVLDGLVPGTTYEWRVAHVLGNGLSSGFAPGREFTTREGSTLASVTVTPSSVTITDPDPKPVLTATTNTLPPDETVTYQWQYFSEPSIGEPQTWEDQDGPEAKLAAFVVPGMDQRYDTSLYRCVVTAKKNGDEKKVASAAVLVTLAPKVPYDLRADEIGKGGAKLQWKEDVLRGVEERDINYEVAWRVQGEGAWETANSRGSSASSDPWKKMSDGASFSLDGLDPSTAYEWRVRATSDDATVASEWSDISSFVTLGESGLSKAAVSPVLYRYDADADPAADAVFKVYTDESTDKLIYQWQWKRYGEETWRKADDNSKFATEENGAKLIVREGFAKTKEAHASSYRCVVKTKEGIEPREATSSAALLLHQVAEPVNLDARNASTNSVALSWTDANQYEGTYTLQYRKAPVARIAGAETGFARAAATGDWMTREGIARNSSGTTTYTLDRLDPDTLYEWRVQFVPQAGILDESKWAEGAPFRTLPGSALNRAEVSPTFSLRDPGETVKLTVETNVDNVLDEQLAYRWQKAERDSDQWTDVPNGRNAAFSVTVGDADWGVRYRCMVKATKNGNSTELASNEAVIWSSTALVAPRDLAVSGILPTAAKLSWACDAPVKGTYTVEYRVKGTDTWTVVGGLTAPELPLDGLSPETEYEWQVTHVVAEGVVSEAVSGPTFTTLALGSGGGGEGGSGGGADGDAAARMLAPTGDSAPITAFATTVLLAFIAALAACIIRRTSRHRS